From one Pirellulales bacterium genomic stretch:
- a CDS encoding HEAT repeat domain-containing protein has protein sequence MSILKPALGFATIVAAFVVGASIFADESRKPDAAKEQALIATLKSGQSADKAIACKQLALHGDKAAVPELEKLLADEHLASWARIALEAIPDPSADEALRNQLERLRGDLLIGVMNSIGVRRDAAAVEPLTAKLTDQNADVASAAAVALGRIGGNPATDSLRQALASVSPKVRSAVAEGCILCAERWMNDGNHEAAADIYDEIRRAELPKPRILEATRGAILARKSEGIPLLVEQLESTDKARFQIALSTARELHGPQITQALAAQLKTAKPQRAVFLLSVLADRDDAGVIPTVLAAAKSGDKLVRAAAIGVIGRLGNESSLTPLLEIAAGPDAELADSAKQALAALQGDQVDAEIVARLDNSDEKSLKVLIELIGQRRIDATAALIQALDHTNTEVRSAAIGALGQTASQKDLPLLIARVTDAKHSAAEESFRALKAACVRMPDRDACAAQLASAMPKAPVATQAKLLEIVAAVGGKKAIEILASAGKSGDELLADTATRMLGQWLNVDAGPVLLDLAKNEPTGKFRTRALRGYIRLARQFATSNGQRAKMCQQALNAATRHEEQKLVLEILALRACAESLQVAIEAAKTPALRDEAEAVATAIAQKLGVKPDDLKDLFTKTTSAPVQLEIIKAEYGAGAVQKDVTVLLQRQAGNVRWIALPSSNYNQSFGGDPVPNVVKQLKVQYRINGKEGRASFAENALVVLPLP, from the coding sequence ATGAGCATTCTAAAGCCAGCCCTCGGCTTCGCCACGATTGTTGCTGCCTTTGTTGTCGGAGCGTCAATCTTCGCCGATGAAAGTCGCAAGCCCGACGCCGCGAAAGAACAAGCTCTGATTGCGACTCTCAAGTCTGGCCAGTCTGCCGACAAGGCAATCGCTTGCAAACAACTGGCTCTGCATGGCGACAAAGCCGCCGTGCCTGAATTGGAAAAACTGCTGGCCGACGAGCATCTCGCCTCGTGGGCGCGGATCGCGTTGGAAGCAATTCCCGATCCGTCGGCCGACGAAGCGCTGCGAAACCAACTCGAGCGGCTCCGCGGCGATCTGTTGATCGGCGTGATGAACTCAATCGGCGTTCGCCGCGATGCCGCCGCCGTCGAACCATTGACCGCGAAGCTGACCGACCAAAATGCCGACGTCGCTTCGGCCGCCGCGGTCGCCCTGGGCCGCATTGGCGGCAATCCGGCAACCGATTCGCTGCGGCAGGCGCTTGCCAGCGTTTCGCCAAAAGTCCGCTCGGCCGTCGCCGAAGGTTGTATCTTATGCGCCGAACGATGGATGAACGATGGCAATCACGAAGCGGCGGCGGACATCTACGACGAAATACGCCGAGCCGAGCTACCCAAGCCACGGATTCTCGAAGCCACGCGCGGCGCGATTTTGGCGCGAAAGTCGGAAGGCATCCCACTGCTCGTCGAGCAACTTGAATCCACCGACAAAGCTCGGTTTCAAATCGCTCTGAGTACGGCTCGCGAACTTCATGGCCCACAAATCACCCAGGCCCTGGCCGCTCAATTGAAGACCGCCAAGCCGCAGCGCGCGGTGTTCCTGCTGAGTGTGTTGGCCGACCGCGACGATGCGGGAGTCATTCCTACCGTGCTGGCGGCTGCCAAGAGCGGAGACAAGCTGGTCCGCGCGGCGGCCATCGGCGTGATTGGTCGATTGGGCAACGAATCGAGTCTGACGCCGCTGTTGGAAATTGCGGCAGGCCCTGACGCCGAACTGGCCGACTCGGCGAAGCAGGCGCTTGCGGCACTTCAAGGCGACCAGGTTGACGCCGAGATTGTCGCTCGTCTCGATAACTCGGACGAGAAATCACTGAAAGTACTGATCGAGCTGATTGGGCAACGGCGAATCGATGCCACGGCCGCGCTGATTCAAGCACTCGATCACACGAACACCGAAGTTCGCAGCGCGGCCATCGGAGCACTCGGTCAAACGGCCAGCCAAAAAGATCTTCCACTGCTGATCGCCCGTGTGACCGACGCGAAGCACTCCGCCGCCGAGGAGTCATTCCGAGCGCTGAAAGCGGCCTGCGTCCGCATGCCCGACCGTGATGCTTGCGCCGCACAGCTAGCCTCCGCAATGCCAAAAGCTCCGGTAGCGACGCAGGCCAAGCTGCTCGAAATCGTCGCGGCCGTCGGCGGAAAGAAAGCGATTGAAATCCTTGCCTCCGCCGGCAAGAGCGGCGACGAATTGCTTGCCGACACGGCCACGCGCATGCTTGGCCAGTGGTTGAATGTTGACGCAGGCCCCGTGCTGCTGGATTTGGCGAAAAACGAACCGACCGGCAAATTCCGCACTCGCGCGCTGCGCGGCTACATCCGCCTGGCTCGCCAGTTTGCCACGTCCAACGGGCAGCGAGCCAAAATGTGCCAACAGGCTCTGAATGCAGCAACTCGCCACGAAGAACAGAAGCTGGTGCTCGAAATTCTCGCCCTTCGCGCTTGCGCCGAATCGCTGCAAGTGGCGATAGAAGCGGCAAAAACTCCGGCACTTCGCGACGAGGCCGAGGCCGTCGCGACGGCCATCGCGCAAAAACTTGGCGTAAAACCGGACGACTTAAAGGATCTATTTACCAAGACAACGAGCGCGCCCGTTCAGTTGGAAATCATCAAAGCGGAATACGGCGCCGGCGCCGTACAGAAAGACGTCACCGTGTTGCTTCAGCGGCAAGCGGGCAACGTGCGTTGGATCGCGCTGCCTTCGAGCAACTACAATCAAAGCTTTGGCGGTGATCCCGTGCCGAACGTGGTGAAACAACTCAAGGTGCAATATCGCATCAACGGCAAAGAGGGCAGGGCCTCATTCGCGGAAAACGCGCTCGTCGTGCTACCACTACCCTGA
- a CDS encoding Gfo/Idh/MocA family oxidoreductase, which yields MTKQLYQLDRRGFLKTAAATTAAIAAPMVVSSRVLGLDGAVPPSERITLGGIGIGNRGVYDLGCFLEQKDVQFIAVCDVKADRRDAVKKIADQKYGNRDCAQFRDFRELLDRDDIDAVLIATGPNWHCTATMYAAKAGKDMYCEKPCTKNIAQSLTLAETIRRTGRVFQAGTQRRNLPHFAFACELARTGRLGKLKTVYAHPGGMHPAMSGWLPAEKAPPIEKVDWNMYLGPAAWRPFNAKLLDGFNFEKGGGLVGGGVLEWGSHCVDLCQWAVDDGPPPVEYHPPKNGEMVAQYANGVELILRQSNWLPLGSCPVRFEGETGWVETGDSGKMVLSSPELLAGRKVAEIDGYPATFHVRDFLDCVKTRSMPKGNAEGACNAHIACHAANIALALDRTVRYDTTRHEFIDDAVANRLRSEALREPWRL from the coding sequence ATGACAAAGCAACTCTACCAACTCGACCGCCGCGGCTTCTTAAAAACCGCGGCAGCTACCACCGCCGCCATTGCTGCGCCAATGGTCGTTTCCAGCCGCGTGCTCGGTCTCGATGGCGCAGTGCCACCGAGCGAGCGCATTACGCTCGGCGGCATTGGCATCGGCAACCGCGGCGTCTACGACTTGGGCTGCTTTCTCGAACAAAAGGACGTGCAGTTTATCGCCGTTTGCGATGTCAAGGCCGATCGTCGCGATGCGGTCAAGAAAATTGCCGACCAAAAATACGGCAATCGCGACTGCGCACAATTTCGCGACTTCCGCGAGCTACTCGACCGCGACGACATCGACGCGGTACTGATCGCCACCGGCCCCAATTGGCACTGCACCGCCACAATGTACGCGGCCAAGGCGGGCAAAGACATGTACTGTGAAAAGCCGTGTACGAAAAACATCGCACAGAGCTTGACGCTGGCCGAAACAATCCGCCGCACGGGTCGTGTGTTTCAGGCCGGTACGCAGCGGCGCAACTTGCCGCACTTCGCGTTTGCTTGTGAACTGGCGCGCACGGGAAGGCTGGGAAAGCTGAAGACCGTGTACGCCCATCCCGGTGGCATGCATCCGGCGATGAGCGGCTGGCTGCCTGCCGAAAAAGCGCCACCGATCGAGAAAGTCGATTGGAATATGTATCTTGGCCCAGCGGCTTGGCGACCGTTCAACGCCAAGCTGCTCGATGGCTTCAACTTCGAGAAAGGGGGCGGGCTGGTCGGCGGCGGCGTCCTTGAATGGGGGTCGCACTGCGTCGATCTCTGCCAATGGGCCGTCGACGATGGTCCGCCGCCAGTCGAATATCATCCACCGAAAAACGGCGAAATGGTCGCCCAATATGCGAATGGCGTTGAATTGATCTTGCGCCAATCGAACTGGCTGCCGCTGGGCTCGTGCCCGGTGCGATTCGAAGGGGAAACCGGATGGGTCGAAACCGGGGACAGCGGCAAGATGGTGCTGAGTTCCCCCGAACTGCTCGCTGGCCGCAAGGTGGCTGAAATCGACGGCTATCCGGCCACGTTCCACGTGCGCGATTTCCTCGATTGCGTGAAAACGCGCAGCATGCCCAAGGGAAACGCCGAAGGAGCTTGCAACGCCCACATCGCCTGCCACGCGGCCAACATCGCGCTGGCGCTCGATCGCACCGTGAGGTACGACACGACCAGGCACGAATTCATCGACGACGCGGTAGCCAACCGCCTGCGTTCCGAAGCGCTCCGCGAACCGTGGCGACTGTAA